The Armatimonadota bacterium genome includes a window with the following:
- a CDS encoding LL-diaminopimelate aminotransferase: protein MQIADRVLMTPPYPFAELARIKREMVAKGADLVDLGIGDPDRPTPPHIVEALCRAARDPRTHQYDETGAGLPAFREAVARWYEGRFAVELDPKAEVLRLIGSKEGLAHMLWSVLNPGDLALIPDPAYPVYKVNTGFAGGKPHMMPLLKENGYLPDLEAIPAKVAARAKIMMLCYPNMPTAAVAECDFYQRVVDFARKHDLLVCLDMAYSEIAFDGYRTHSLLQVPGAKDVAVEFHSLSKTYNMTGWRIGYAVGKPQALIALGKLKSNLDSGAFLAIQEAAVAALTGPQECVAEMLAIYQRRRDMLVEGLQALGWPVEKPKASFYVWTPTPEGYTAAKFAELLLNETQVLVTPGRAYGEQGEGFIRMALTVQGQDPQERIGEMLARIERKLELKWGTRAPAS, encoded by the coding sequence AATCGCCGATCGAGTGCTGATGACCCCGCCCTATCCCTTCGCCGAGCTGGCGCGCATCAAGCGCGAGATGGTGGCCAAGGGCGCCGACCTGGTGGACCTCGGCATCGGCGACCCCGACCGCCCGACGCCGCCCCACATCGTCGAGGCCCTGTGTCGCGCCGCCCGCGACCCGCGCACCCACCAATACGATGAAACCGGCGCCGGCCTGCCCGCCTTCCGCGAGGCGGTGGCGCGCTGGTACGAGGGGCGTTTCGCGGTCGAGCTCGATCCGAAGGCGGAGGTCTTGCGCCTGATCGGCTCCAAAGAGGGGCTGGCGCACATGCTGTGGTCGGTGCTCAATCCCGGCGATCTCGCGCTCATCCCCGACCCCGCCTACCCGGTGTACAAGGTCAACACCGGCTTCGCGGGAGGCAAGCCGCACATGATGCCGCTGCTCAAGGAGAACGGCTATCTGCCGGACCTGGAGGCGATTCCGGCCAAGGTCGCCGCGCGCGCGAAGATCATGATGCTGTGCTATCCCAACATGCCGACGGCGGCGGTGGCGGAGTGCGACTTCTACCAGCGGGTGGTGGATTTCGCGCGCAAGCACGATCTGCTCGTGTGCCTCGATATGGCCTACTCCGAGATCGCCTTCGACGGCTACCGCACCCACAGCTTGCTGCAGGTGCCCGGCGCCAAGGACGTCGCGGTCGAGTTTCACTCGCTGTCCAAGACCTACAACATGACCGGCTGGCGCATCGGCTACGCGGTCGGCAAGCCGCAGGCGCTGATCGCCCTCGGCAAGCTCAAGTCCAACCTCGATTCCGGTGCGTTCCTGGCGATCCAGGAGGCGGCGGTGGCGGCGCTCACCGGCCCCCAGGAGTGCGTGGCCGAGATGCTGGCCATCTACCAGCGCCGGCGCGACATGCTGGTGGAAGGGCTGCAGGCGCTCGGCTGGCCGGTCGAGAAGCCGAAGGCATCCTTCTACGTGTGGACGCCGACGCCCGAGGGCTATACCGCCGCCAAGTTCGCCGAACTGCTGCTCAACGAGACGCAGGTGCTGGTGACGCCGGGCCGTGCGTATGGCGAGCAGGGCGAGGGCTTCATCCGCATGGCGCTGACGGTGCAGGGGCAGGATCCGCAGGAGCGCATCGGCGAAATGCTGGCGCGCATCGAGCGCAAGCTGGAACTGAAATGGGGGACGCGGGCGCCGGCGTCCTAG
- the hflX gene encoding GTPase HflX, which translates to MRRTTPDGVRPGPQRAILAALERPHSEGEQSLEELVLLVESAGGESVGEVVQRRDTPNPATFIGKGKAQEVREAAAAERADLVVVDGDLTPVQQRNLERIVRVPVLDRTAVILDIFARRARSNEGKLQVELAQYTYLLPRLTGRGVMLSRLGGGVGTSGATGGIGARGPGETKLEMDRRRIRRRLTALRKQVRRIGDHRRLQRRSRSQSLLPLGAIVGYTNVGKSTLLNALSGADIYADDRLFATLDPTVRRVEADGMTVLLTDTVGFIRNLPHQLIAAFHASLEEVVEAHFLLHVVDASSPGMVEQHAAVLKALGELGVADAERIMVFNKADLVQDREALESMARRYDPAVIISARTGEGLDDLRAAVAALARRQMVEVEALLPYDRGDLLALAYDHGEVERADHREDGVLLVARLPAEVAARMEDHAVEEPPHNEVKT; encoded by the coding sequence TTGAGACGGACGACTCCAGACGGCGTACGCCCCGGCCCCCAGCGCGCGATCCTGGCGGCGTTGGAGCGGCCGCACAGTGAGGGGGAGCAATCGCTGGAGGAGCTGGTGCTGCTGGTCGAATCGGCCGGCGGGGAGAGCGTTGGCGAGGTGGTCCAGCGCCGGGACACCCCCAACCCCGCGACCTTCATCGGCAAGGGCAAAGCGCAGGAGGTGCGCGAGGCGGCGGCTGCCGAGCGCGCCGACCTGGTGGTGGTAGACGGCGATCTCACCCCGGTGCAGCAGCGCAACCTCGAGCGCATCGTCCGCGTGCCGGTGCTCGACCGCACCGCCGTCATCCTCGACATCTTCGCCCGCCGCGCGCGTTCCAACGAGGGCAAGCTCCAGGTCGAGCTCGCGCAGTACACCTACCTGCTGCCGCGCCTGACCGGGCGCGGGGTCATGCTCTCGCGCCTCGGCGGCGGCGTGGGCACCAGCGGCGCCACCGGCGGCATCGGCGCCCGCGGCCCGGGCGAGACCAAGCTGGAGATGGATCGTCGCCGCATCCGTCGCCGCCTCACCGCCCTGCGCAAGCAGGTGCGCCGCATCGGCGACCACCGCCGCCTGCAGCGCCGCTCGCGCTCCCAGTCCCTGCTGCCGCTGGGCGCCATCGTCGGCTACACCAACGTCGGCAAGTCCACCCTGCTCAACGCCCTCAGCGGCGCCGACATCTACGCCGACGACCGTCTCTTCGCCACCCTCGATCCCACCGTGCGCCGGGTCGAGGCTGACGGCATGACCGTGCTCCTCACCGACACCGTGGGCTTCATTCGCAACCTGCCCCACCAGCTCATCGCCGCCTTCCACGCCAGCCTGGAGGAGGTGGTGGAGGCGCATTTTCTGCTGCACGTCGTGGACGCCTCCAGCCCCGGCATGGTCGAGCAGCACGCCGCGGTGCTCAAGGCGCTCGGCGAGCTGGGCGTGGCTGACGCCGAGCGCATCATGGTCTTCAACAAGGCCGACCTGGTGCAGGACCGCGAGGCCCTGGAGAGCATGGCGCGGCGCTACGATCCCGCCGTCATCATCTCCGCGCGCACCGGCGAGGGGCTGGACGACCTGCGCGCCGCCGTCGCGGCTCTCGCCCGCCGGCAGATGGTCGAGGTCGAGGCGCTGCTGCCGTACGATCGCGGCGACCTGCTGGCCCTCGCCTACGACCACGGCGAAGTGGAAAGGGCCGACCACCGCGAAGACGGCGTGCTGCTGGTGGCGCGGCTCCCCGCCGAGGTCGCGGCGCGCATGGAGGACCACGCCGTCGAGGAGCCGCCGCACAACGAGGTGAAGACGTAG
- a CDS encoding DUF2268 domain-containing putative Zn-dependent protease (predicted Zn-dependent protease with a strongly conserved HExxH motif), with protein MPVNPAYRGFLKALDAIAQGADPWSAYQRHYLGPQRAKVLAYWRQVWGIEEERLRQVIADLRPGDYASLQHTLQRDVGTPTGEDVPTAEALAAEAVARCAPLIGLPEPQVDLLIGRFSPDAFLFEVAGQWHIGVGLERFAEFSLLPLLVAHEYGHYARRLLAPEPATLADRLVAEGIAVAFAQVAYPEQPLTRHLRMTPRRLHEIAELKPELWAALRPHLDAPYSDAFAGIVSGGRRWRDYPPRFGCHLGYMAVRAFARMHGLSPAGREVLAAPASIVLVAGPAARSAR; from the coding sequence ATGCCCGTCAACCCCGCCTATCGCGGCTTCCTCAAGGCGCTGGACGCCATCGCGCAGGGCGCCGACCCCTGGAGCGCCTACCAGCGGCACTACCTGGGCCCGCAGCGCGCGAAGGTGCTGGCCTACTGGCGGCAGGTGTGGGGCATCGAGGAGGAGCGTCTGCGGCAGGTCATCGCCGACCTCCGACCCGGCGACTACGCCTCGCTGCAACATACCTTGCAGAGAGATGTGGGGACACCCACCGGAGAGGATGTCCCCACGGCCGAGGCGCTGGCCGCCGAGGCCGTCGCCCGCTGCGCGCCGCTGATAGGCCTGCCCGAGCCGCAAGTTGACCTGCTGATCGGCCGTTTCAGCCCCGATGCATTCCTGTTCGAGGTGGCGGGACAGTGGCACATCGGCGTGGGCCTGGAGCGCTTCGCCGAGTTCTCGCTGCTGCCACTGCTGGTCGCGCACGAGTACGGCCACTACGCGCGCCGCCTGCTTGCCCCCGAGCCGGCGACCCTGGCCGACCGCCTGGTCGCCGAGGGCATCGCGGTCGCGTTCGCGCAGGTCGCATACCCGGAGCAACCGCTGACCCGGCACCTGCGCATGACGCCCCGGCGCTTGCACGAGATCGCGGAGTTGAAGCCGGAGCTGTGGGCGGCGCTGCGTCCCCACCTCGACGCGCCGTATTCCGACGCCTTCGCCGGCATCGTTTCCGGCGGTCGGAGGTGGCGGGATTATCCTCCCCGTTTCGGCTGCCACTTGGGCTACATGGCGGTGCGAGCGTTCGCGCGCATGCACGGCCTGTCGCCGGCCGGCCGGGAGGTGCTGGCCGCACCCGCCTCCATCGTCCTTGTCGCCGGTCCGGCTGCGCGCAGCGCGCGGTGA